In Flavobacteriales bacterium TMED191, the sequence CATCTCCATCAGAGTCATTTATAGAGCCATCGTCAGTACATCCTGGAATTACGTCAATACAAGAGCCATCATCTGAATTAGCATCAGAATTGTAATTTAGAGCAGCTTCGTCAGTACATCCTAGAACTACGTCAACACAAGAGAAATCATCTATATTAGCATCAGGATTATAATTTAGAGCTGTTTCATTAGTACATCCTTCTATTTCATCTTCATCACAAATACCATTACCATTTGAATCATTCAAAGAGCTATCAGGACATGGGTCATCTGCATTATCTACAAATCCTTCCCCAGGAAAATCGCATCCTAATTGAGTAAAGATATTAGATCCTAAACCATCACTGTCTGTGTCATAATACCACATTAATACATTGTTAGGGTTATCAATGTTGTCGGGGCAAGGGTCGTCATTATTAGTAACAAAATCAGGTACTTCATTACAAGATATTGTACTCATAGCAGGATTTCCTAAACCGTCCCCATCCGAGTCAGAATACCATGTTTGAGCATACTCGCAGGAGTTATCTTCTAACATTGCTAACGCATCATAATTACATGCAGTTTCATCGGTACATCCATATGTTAAAGTATATTCACCTATAAAATTAACAGATATTAAGTTGCCAAAAGCCTGACAATTATAAGTATCTGAATTTGGACCAAATTGAGTTCCCATAATCGCACCATTGTCGTCCATAGGAATTGTTTGGTTGCCAATTAAAAGCGCCCAATTTGTGAGTTCTTCTCCGACTTGAAAACCATTATCAAGTCCCGATTCCGCCCCCCAAGCAGGGACTGCTGTTGAAGTTCCACTCCACTCCTCTGAACCTCCACATACAAGCTGTCCGTTTTCGTTTTCATAAAATACTCCTATTGTAGCTCCTGTTGGTATCTCGCCTCCGTTAAGGGATATATTTAGATTAGTAATTTCCGGCTCATTAATTAAAATTGTCATATTACAATCTGATGGTGTAACTGTCCAATTTAAATTGTAACATGTGCCATTATCATATGTTGCATCAGAATTATAATTATAAGCGGATTCATCAGTACATCCAGCAATGCCAGAAATTTCACAATTATATTCTGCTGATAACAATTGCCCAAATCCGTTGTTTGAAAATGAGTCAGAGAAGGGACCGCCACTAGTCATAGCATAACTATCAGCTATAAAAGTTTGATTGCCAACTTGTAATAACCATGTAATTTCTTCACCCTCATCAAATCCATTCTCTTCTCCTGATTCTGACTTCCAAACAGCAATTGCTAATTGCTCTCCAGTCCAGCTTTGGTAGCCGGCACATACATATTGATTGTTATCATTAGTAAAGAAAGCACCTAGTAATGATCCATTAGGTGGATTCTCGCCATTTATTGTAACTACATCAGTGCCTCCAACTTGAACAGTCATATTACCATCGGTAATAATATAATTCCAGTCGATATTTTCTAATTCACAACTTGTGTCATCATTGTTATTACAATTGCCACAGCTTTCAGGACAGGCATCTGAAACAGAGATTCCATTATACTCCCCGTCACATGTAAAGGCTGAAATAGCAGTTACACAAGGAAATGGAAATGCAGTGTCATCATCTTCACATATCGTTTCACAATTGTCACAGCTTTCAGGACAAGCATCTGAAACAGAGACTCCATTAAACTCCCCGTCACATGTAAAGGCTGCAATGGCAGTTGCACAAGGAAATGGAAATGCAGTGTCGTCATCTTCACAGCTATCATTACTTGCATATTCACATAGTTCACTTATAAATGAACTATTAGAGCATTCGTCTCCAGAATAATTAGAAGCGGAGGAGTCGTTACATCCACCAACTACAACACATGAACCATCGTCAATTGTGGCTGCTGAATCCCAATTTGCAGCAATACTACATGTGCAACCAGGGTACTGGCAATCTTCATCAATAAAATTAGAGTTGTCGCATTCTGATCCTGAATAATTAGATGCTAAAGAGTCACTACACCCCCCAGTTATAATACAGCTTCCATTGTCCTCAGTAGCAGATGAGTCATAATTATCAGCTTGTTCACATGTGCATCCTACTGAATCTTCACATACTTCTGAAGGATTTAAATTGTTGTTGACGATTATATTGTTGTAGCCAGTAACATTACAATAATTATCTTGGGTAGGGTCTGATGCACAGTAATTAGTTGCTTGAATAATACAAAGTCCGTCTTGATCAAAAGCAACTGTTTCAGGATTAGAGCAACTACATGGTTCTAATTGAGTAGATTGAAAATTGATAGATGAGATTACAGGTGTTGAATTCGCTACAAAATTTGAGCTGCCAATAGTAAATGTGATGTCACTACTTGGATAATTAATTCCATCAATTTGTAAGAAAAATAATATTGTTTCGTTTGCGTCAAACCCGTTATCTGAACCTGAGTCGGATCCCCAAGCAGGTATAGAAATATTTCCTCCATCAATATAGCTAGGACTTCCACCTTCAATAAAACCTTCAGCTAGATTATCACAATTTCCATCATTATTAAAATCCATGCATCCGCCACATATATATTCACCGGCATTATTTATAAAAAAAACACCTAAAGTAGCTTGTGGATCATTGATTTCAGAGCCGTTGAATAAAATAGACCCTTGAGGAAATGCAATTGAAGCATTACCAGTACCTGTAGGTTCTGGAGGTGACCAATTAAGGTTTTGACCGTTAGTTATAAATATAGAACCAAGTAGTGCAAATAAAATTGCAATAATGTAATTATTTTTCATATTCTAAGTGTTTAATGTATCTAGAGATGTATTAGAATAATACCATGGTGCTAGTCTCTAAGATACAAAATTTATTAACAATATGCTAATTAGCAAGTTTCCAAAATTAGTATAAATACTCTTAAAACATATTATATTTATAAAAATTTATCTGATAACAAACTGATTTCAGTTTTTTTATTAAATAGTTTTTTTTAATTTGCTTTTGAATATTTATGATTGTGAAGTTTTTAAAATTATTATTATTAACATTAATATCCTCATCACTGATTCTTTTTGTTATACTATTATTAACAAATAGTATAAACATTACATATGGGATATTTTGGAAATTAATTTGTTTTAATTCATTAATAATTTCTTTATCATTGATTTTTTGGATGAAACTATTTACTGTTAAAAAAATAGATGATAAAAAAATCAAGACTGAAAATTCTTCAGAAAAATATAGAAGCGAGTTTTTGGGTAATGTTTCTCACGAATTAAAAACTCCTATTTTCAATATTCAAGGTTATGTAGAGACATTAATTAGCGGTGCTTTATATGATAGTTCTGTAAATAAAAAATACTTAAAGAGAACAAGTAAGAGTGTGGATCGCTTAATATATATTATTAGAGACTTGGAATCAATTGGACAATTAGAATCGGATGAGCTTTCTCTAGAATTTAGTAATTGGAAATTAAAACCTCTTATTGATGAAATTATTGAGCAGTTTGAAATAAAAGCTAATAAAAAGAAAATAAAATTATTGCATGATAAAAAAAGCACAAATTTTCATGTAAAAGGAGATAAGGATAAAATGTCCCAGGTTTTATCCAATTTAATTTCCAACTCAATCAAATACGGAAAGCGAGGGGGGGTCACAAAAATAAGTTGTCATCAAACTAAAGAGACATGTGTAGTCTCAGTTAAGGATGACGGAATAGGAATAGCAGAAAAAAATATTAAACGTTTATTTGAAAGATTTTACAGAGTAGATAAAAGTAGATCTAGAGATCAGGGTGGTACCGGCCTTGGTTTAGCAATTGTTAAACATATATTAGAAGCGCATAATCAAACCATTAATGTTAAAAGTACAGTTAATAAAGGTACTGAGTTTTCATTTTCAATAGATTGTTCCAGTTGCAATAAAAAATAAATTAATAATTAATATTATAATCATTTGATTTTAATAATTTTGTTACAAATAAAATTCTTTATGAAAAGACTCTATATACTTATGTTATTGATGATTTTTATAGGATGTAAATCCAATAAAAATCAAGATTCAAATAATATCAAAGTTGAAAATACTTCCTCAAAGGTGTTTTTCAAAAATTTAAATAATGGTGATACATTACAGAGCCCTGTTATAGTTGAAATGGGTGTTAGGGGAATGAAAATTAAACCTGCTGGAAAATTAGAGGCGGGTACAGGTCATCATCACATTATTTTAAACAGTAAATTTGTTCAGTATGGAGAAATTATTCCGATGGATAAAACACATTTACATTACGGTAAAGGAGATACTGTGGCTAGTGTTCCACTTGAAAAAGGTGAGCATACTTTAACATTGCAGTTTGCAAATGGTTTACATATGTCATATGGAGAGCAGTTTAGTAATACAATTAGTATTTATGTTAAATAAAAAAATATGAAACAATTAAAACTCTTTGTATTCAGTTTAACTTTCGCTTATTCATTTACATATGGTCAAATATTTTTTTCTGAGTATTCAGAAGGGTCTTCATATAATAAGTACATTGAAATATATAATTACTCAAATGAAACAGTGAATTTATACCCGCAGTTCGTTCTTACAAGCTGCACAAATGGCTGTATTGATGGTAATAATTTTTATCTTAATGAGTTCCCAGAAGACGCTTCGATAGCTCCAGGTGATGTTTATGTTGTTGCTTCCAGTCAAGCGGACCAGGCGATCCTAAATGAAGCAGATTATACTTTTCAATATTGTTGTGGCAATGGAGATGATGCCTATGCATTAATGTTAAATGGACTTACAGGCGATGTGTTTGATTCAAGCAATGCACTTGACATTATAGGTAATGAAAATACTTGGCAAGAGGGAATTGGTTGGGATGTTGCTGGTGTTGAACAAGCAACAGAAAATCATACTTTAGTAAGAAAAAGCTCTGTTGTTGAACATAATGCAGGAAATTGGGCTATGTCTGCTGGTACGAACGCTGATGATTCTGAGTGGATAGTTCTAGATATTGATAATTGGACTAATTTAGGATTTCACGTGTATGATTCTAGTGGTGATATTTTTGGATGTACAGATCCATTAGCTGATAATTTTAATCCAAATGCCAATAATGATGATGGAAGCTGTGAGTATTTAAATATATATATCTCAGGCTGTTATTGGTGTGAATTTGCAGCTAATTACTTTGATTTTAATTTTCAGATTACATCCAGTAATATGTCTATTGCCATTACAGATATTTCTAATTTAATGGAAGGTGATGTTGTCGGGGTTTTTTTTGTAGATAATGAAGGATACATAAAGTGTGGTGGGTCTACTTCTTATGAAGGTTCTACATTGGCAATTTCTGCTTGGGGGGATGATTTGTCAACTTTCACAAAAGATGGATTCTCAATAGGCGAGTCTTTTATATTTCTAGTTGAGAGAGATGGCATTGTTTATGAAACATCATCAACATTAAATAATGTATCACCATTCACTACAATTTATGGTGATAATAATTTTGGACAAGTTGCTGAATTTGACCTTTCTAACGAATTTGTTGAGGAGTGTATTTTGCCACTGGGTATTAGTGATGAATGTGAGGAGTTTTTTAGTGTTTCAGAAAATCAGAAAGTTCAAAAATTAGTAATTAATGTAGATATTTTTGGTAGAGAGGTGCTTGGTAAGCAGAGTTCCTTAATTATTAGTATATATGATGATGGCTCTATTAAGAAAAAGTATTATTTAAATCATTAAATTACAACCTCTTTGGGTAGAGTTTTGGCCTCTCCCAATTATATCAAATCCACCATTACGTGAATAACCAAGGTCATTTGTTGCAATAAATCCACAGCTATAAATATTTGCAAGGTCAATAATATTAATATATCCTCGTTGATTTTCCGGAATTATTTTGAGTGGGTTTGTTTTATCTCGAATTAATATTTTTTTCCATGGGGGAGAGTAAAATAATGAGCTGTCCAAACAATATGATTGAGATAATAATTCAGCCATGCCATATTCAGAATTAATAGTGTCTGATTTAAAGTATTTTTTTAATTGCTTATGCATGTCTTCCTTTATTATACGCGTTTGGTTTTTTTTAGTGCCTCCTGTTTCGATTACTAATCCGTACTCAATATTAATATTACTGTCTTTTGCAAAATGAAGTAGCTCAAAGCTTAGTCCGAATAAAATATATTTTTCTTTTTTTTGTTCGCAATTTTTAATTACGGATTTTAATTTCTCTTTCTTATTTAGGTAGAATCCACTTTTTTTATTTTTGCTTTTTGTAATCATTTGATTACACATAAAAGCTAATGAGGAATTTGGATTTTTTTTAAAACTAGGCACCATACATAGTATCGTATATAGTTTTGGATCTTTGAAAAAAAAGTTGAAAGACGATATTAAAGATTTTACATATATATCTGTGTTAAAAACATAGTGTTTTGATCTTAAACTATTTGTGCTTCCGCTACTGAAAAAAACGGCTTCATGCTTTTTTTGATGTGTAGTTACTTTATTATTTCGAAAAAAATCAATTGGTAAAAAAGGAATAGATTGGTAGTTTTTTATTTTTGAAATTTCACAGCCTAAAAGATTTACATATTCACGATACAAGACGTTAAAATTGTATTGATATCTAAATAGTTGTAGAGCATAATTATTAAACTCATCTAAACTTTTTATTTGAAAGATATTTTTTATATAATTATTTATATCCATAATTTTGTAATAGCAATATAAATAAAAATTAAAGTTTTGAAAAAAATTATCTTTTTATGCACAGGTAATTCTTGTAGAAGCCAAATGGCGGAGGGTTTTGCTAAAGAGATGCTTAAAGATAAAAACCATATAGTCCAAAGTGCCGGTGTTATGCCTGATACTCTAAATGAAATAGCAATTCTTGTGATGAAAGAAGAAGGTATTGATATTTCAAGTCAGTATTCAAAGAAAATAGAAACCTTTGATTTAGGTTCGTTTGATATTGTTGTAACTGTTTGTGATAAAGCAAAAGGTTATTGTCCTGTTGTTAAACATGTTAATCTTCTCCACTATAGTTTTTATGACCCAGTTCTCGCCACAGGTACCAAAAACCAAAAGCTTATTGTTTACAGAAAAGTCAGAGATCAAATTAAAACAATGGTAAACAACTTATTACTTAATTACAATATATTATGTCAAGAAACAAATTGAAAAAATTTTCAAGGCTTGAAAATATGTCACATGTAATTCAACCAAAAAGAGAGGACCTGTTGAATGATAAGTTTAAATTAAAAGGTTCTTGGCTAAGTTTGTTTAACAATAATAATCCTATTATTGTAGAACTAGGTTGTGGAAAGGGGGAGTATACAGTAGCCTTAGCAAAAATGTTTCCAAACTATAATTATATTGGGATTGATATAAAAGGTTCGAGAATCTATTCAGGTGCTAAAATAGTTGACGACTTACAATTAAATAATGTGTTATTTATTAGAACTCAGATTGAGTATCTAGAGTCTATTTTTGCTGAGGATGAAATTTTTGAAATCTGGATTACTTTTCCAGATCCTCAAATAAAATTTAATAGAAGAAAGAAAAGATTAACTTCTTTAAAGTTTTTAGCGATATATAAAACAATTTTAATTGACAACGGTTGTGTTAATCTTAAAACTGACAGTATATTTCTACATGGATATACGTTAGGGCTATTAGAAAATGGTCCTTTTAAAATTTTACAAAGCTCCCATGATATATATGCTTTAAATGAAGTAGATAAAAGTTTAAATATCAAGACTTATTATGAGAAAATATTTTTAGAAAAAAAACAAGAAATCAGCTATCTTAAATTTTCTTTTCTTTAGAAAAAATTTGTTTTATTTTTACATCAAAATAATTTTTAAATGACTATTGATAAGCAAAATGTTATTTCTATTTTAAACGATATTTCATCCAATGATTTATCAGGATTTATTTTAAACGAATCTATAAAAAAAATAGATGTAAATGGAGTAAATATTGAACTAGATATATTAGTTACGAATCCTACCTTACAATTTAAAGAAAAAATAAGATTAGAGATTCAAAGAATAATCTCAAAAGTATATCCAAAAGCACAAATCAGCATTAATTTTATATTTGAAAAATCTAATGAGAATAATAGTGTCTCTAGTATTAAAAATATTATTGCTATTGCATCTGGTAAAGGGGGCGTTGGTAAATCAACAATATCTTCAAATTTAGCTATTGCTTTACAAAAAAAGGGATTGAAAGTTGGTTTAATTGATGCAGATATATATGGCCCCTCAATTCCACTAATGTTTGACGCACAAGATTCACGACCAAAACAACAAAAAATTAAGGATGCTACTTTAATGTTGCCAATTGAGAGTTATGGCGTAAAGATTATGTCTATCGGTTTTTTTTCTAATCCGGATGAAGCAATTGTATGGAGAGGGCCAATGGCTACTAAGGCATTAAAAACTATTATTAATGAAACATATTGGGGAGAGTTAGATTATTTATTGATTGACCTCCCACCTGGAACTAGTGATATTCATTTAAGCCTTGTGCAAACAGTTTCAATAACAGGAGCTTTAATTGTTACTACTCCTCAACCTGTAGCTTTAGTCGATGCGAGTAAGGCTATTAGTATGTTTAATTCAAAAAATATTAATGTCCCTATTTTAGGAATAGTTGAAAATATGTCATGGCATATTGTTGATGAACAAAAATATTATTTATTTGGCCGAGATGGAGGGAAAACACTATCTGCTTCAAAGGGTATTCCTTTATTAGCAGAAATCCCTTTAAATCAAAGTATTAGAGTAGCTGGAGATGTTGGTAGACCAGCAGCTCTACAAGATAGTAGTTTATCATCTCTATTTACTAATTTGTCAAATAAGGTGGTGGAGAGTACAAATAATCGGAATAAGGATTTACCAACTACAAAAAAGGTTGAAATAACACATAATAGAGGTTGTAATTAGTTATTTTTGTAATATGAAAGAAAATTTATTGACTCGCGTAAATCAGGGATTAAATGCAATACGTCCGTATTTAGCTACAGATGGGGGAGACTTAGAATTGGTTAAGATTTCTTCAGATTTCATTGTTTTTATTAGTTTTAAGGGAGCTTGTAAAGCCTGTGATGTTAATCAAATGACACTAAAGCTTGGTATAGAGGAATCTGTCAAGAAATATGCTCCCGAAATTATTTCGGTTGAAACAATAGACTAAATATATGATAAGTACAGATATAATTATTATTGGCGCTGGTCCTTGCGGTTTGTTTGCAGTATTTGAAGCAGGATTATTAAAAATGCGATGTCATTTAATTGATTATTTGCCTCAACCAGGGGGACAATGCTCAGAAATTTATCCAAAAAAACCAATATATGATATTCCCGGATTT encodes:
- a CDS encoding sensor histidine kinase, with translation MIVKFLKLLLLTLISSSLILFVILLLTNSINITYGIFWKLICFNSLIISLSLIFWMKLFTVKKIDDKKIKTENSSEKYRSEFLGNVSHELKTPIFNIQGYVETLISGALYDSSVNKKYLKRTSKSVDRLIYIIRDLESIGQLESDELSLEFSNWKLKPLIDEIIEQFEIKANKKKIKLLHDKKSTNFHVKGDKDKMSQVLSNLISNSIKYGKRGGVTKISCHQTKETCVVSVKDDGIGIAEKNIKRLFERFYRVDKSRSRDQGGTGLGLAIVKHILEAHNQTINVKSTVNKGTEFSFSIDCSSCNKK
- a CDS encoding DUF4399 domain-containing protein, with the translated sequence MKRLYILMLLMIFIGCKSNKNQDSNNIKVENTSSKVFFKNLNNGDTLQSPVIVEMGVRGMKIKPAGKLEAGTGHHHIILNSKFVQYGEIIPMDKTHLHYGKGDTVASVPLEKGEHTLTLQFANGLHMSYGEQFSNTISIYVK
- a CDS encoding acyl transferase; translation: MDINNYIKNIFQIKSLDEFNNYALQLFRYQYNFNVLYREYVNLLGCEISKIKNYQSIPFLPIDFFRNNKVTTHQKKHEAVFFSSGSTNSLRSKHYVFNTDIYVKSLISSFNFFFKDPKLYTILCMVPSFKKNPNSSLAFMCNQMITKSKNKKSGFYLNKKEKLKSVIKNCEQKKEKYILFGLSFELLHFAKDSNINIEYGLVIETGGTKKNQTRIIKEDMHKQLKKYFKSDTINSEYGMAELLSQSYCLDSSLFYSPPWKKILIRDKTNPLKIIPENQRGYINIIDLANIYSCGFIATNDLGYSRNGGFDIIGRGQNSTQRGCNLMI
- a CDS encoding arsenate reductase ArsC produces the protein MKKIIFLCTGNSCRSQMAEGFAKEMLKDKNHIVQSAGVMPDTLNEIAILVMKEEGIDISSQYSKKIETFDLGSFDIVVTVCDKAKGYCPVVKHVNLLHYSFYDPVLATGTKNQKLIVYRKVRDQIKTMVNNLLLNYNILCQETN
- the trmB gene encoding tRNA (guanosine(46)-N7)-methyltransferase TrmB → MMSRNKLKKFSRLENMSHVIQPKREDLLNDKFKLKGSWLSLFNNNNPIIVELGCGKGEYTVALAKMFPNYNYIGIDIKGSRIYSGAKIVDDLQLNNVLFIRTQIEYLESIFAEDEIFEIWITFPDPQIKFNRRKKRLTSLKFLAIYKTILIDNGCVNLKTDSIFLHGYTLGLLENGPFKILQSSHDIYALNEVDKSLNIKTYYEKIFLEKKQEISYLKFSFL
- a CDS encoding ATP-binding protein, giving the protein MTIDKQNVISILNDISSNDLSGFILNESIKKIDVNGVNIELDILVTNPTLQFKEKIRLEIQRIISKVYPKAQISINFIFEKSNENNSVSSIKNIIAIASGKGGVGKSTISSNLAIALQKKGLKVGLIDADIYGPSIPLMFDAQDSRPKQQKIKDATLMLPIESYGVKIMSIGFFSNPDEAIVWRGPMATKALKTIINETYWGELDYLLIDLPPGTSDIHLSLVQTVSITGALIVTTPQPVALVDASKAISMFNSKNINVPILGIVENMSWHIVDEQKYYLFGRDGGKTLSASKGIPLLAEIPLNQSIRVAGDVGRPAALQDSSLSSLFTNLSNKVVESTNNRNKDLPTTKKVEITHNRGCN
- a CDS encoding NifU family protein: MKENLLTRVNQGLNAIRPYLATDGGDLELVKISSDFIVFISFKGACKACDVNQMTLKLGIEESVKKYAPEIISVETID